Part of the Crossiella cryophila genome, GGGCACCTTCGAGGCGTATCGCAGGGCGGAGTCGCTCCTGGCCGCGAACCGGCCACTGGACGCACTTCGCTGGCTGGAGCCCGTCCTGGAGTCCAATCCGGACCTGCCGAGTGTTCATCTGCTGGCCGCCAGGTGTTATCTGCACTCGGCCCAGTTCACCAGGGCCGAGCGGTCCTTCCGGCGGGTGCTGGAGCTGGATCCCACCGATCACTACGCCCGCTTCGCGCTGGGCCGGACCCTGCAACGGCAGAGCAGGCTGTCCGAGGCGATCACCCAGCTGCGGATGGCCGCGGCGATGAACCCGAAGCCGGACTACCTGGAAGCGGTCAACGAGGTCAGGGCCCGGATGATGCTGCGGGAGAAGGACACCGGCACCTGAACCGGCCTCAGCGCTGGCCGAGGCTGCCGCGGGCGTACCGGTCGGCGAGGCCGAAGACCTTCTGGCCGTACTCCACCGAGTTGTTGTAGGTGAAGGTCGCCGCCCACCAGTCCTTGCCGGTGCCCATGTCCCGGTTGGCCGAGCACAGGTAGCGGCCCGCGGCCACCGCGGCGTCGTCGATGTCCTGCGGATCGGCCTTGCCGTCCCCGTCGCCGTCGGCGGCGAAGCGCTTCCAGGTGCCCGGGATGAACTGCATCGGGCCGACCGCCCGGTCCCACTGGGTGTCGCCGTCGAGCTGGCCCTTGTCGGTGTCCGGGATGGCCTTGAAGCCGGGTGAGCCGTCCAGCGGCACGCCGATGATCGGCTTGGACGGGCGGCCGTCCTCCTGCAGGGTCGCGCCGCCGTAGCGGTTGTGGTTGGACTCGATCCGGCCGATCGCGGCGATGGTGGCCCAGGTGATCCGGCAGCGCGGCTTCTCCGCGCGCAGGGTCAGGTCGGCCACCGCGTAGGCGCGTAGGGCGCGGGCCGGGACCTCGATGGTCTCGCTGACCCGGTTGGCCCACTCGCCGATCGGGTCCGGCGCCTGACCGCCCTGGGCCGCTGGCGGCGGCTTGCGATCCGGCGGCGGCTGCCGGTCCGGCAGCACGTCGCCGGGTACCGCGGAGCCGGGTTCCACCGGCACCGCCACGATCGGCGGCTCCACCCGGCGCGGGGTCCGGTCCGGCTCGGTGACCTGGGTCAGCGCCCAGATGCCCGCCCCGGCCACGCCGACCACCACTCCGGCGATGACCAGCCTCCCGGCCAGCCCGGCACGGCGGCGCGGCGGCTCGGGGGTGGGCGTCGGCAGTGACGGTGCTGCGGGGGTGACCACCAGACCAGGCTACGCACACCCGGCGCGGGCGGGTCAGTTCTCGCGGCTGGCCCGGCCGTAGTGATCGGCCCGGTCCAGCACCTCCTGGCCGTAGCGGCGGCTCTCGTTGTACGTGGTCACCGCACGCCACCAGCCCTCCGGCGTGCCCAGGTCGCCGCCGCTGGCGCACAGGTAGCGGGCGGCGGAGAGGGCGGCGTCGTCGAGGTCGTCCGGATCGGTGCGGCCGTCGGTGTCCGCGTCGGCGCCCCAGGCCTGCCAGGTGGTCGGGATGAACTGGAGCGGGCCCATCGCCCGGTCCCACACGGTGTCCCCGTCCAGCCTGCCGCCGTCGGTGTCCCTGATCGCCTTCACCCCCGGCCGCCCGTCGAGCGGGATGCCGCGGATATCGCTGGTGGGGCGGGCCGAGGCGTCCAGCCGGGCGCCGTTGAACCGGCCGTGGTTGGACTCGACCTGGCCGATCCCGGCGAGCGCGGTCCAGGTGATCCGGCAGGCGGGCCGCTCGGCCGCGGTGAGCGCGGCGGCGTAGCCGTATGCCTCCAGCGCGCCCTTGGGCACGTTGAGCTTGTTCGAGTACTGGGCGGCCCAGCCGGCCAGCTGGGCCTGCGGGCGGGCGCCTGGTGGTTGCGGGGTCAGCTCGGGCAGCGCCGCGCCCGCGTTCGGCGGGGCGAGGGCGGCTGGCAACTTGAACTCGGCGACCGGTGGCTGCCGCAACGCGGGCGTGGCGGCCAGCTCGCCGCGCACCACCACCGCGCCGAGGGTGGCCAGCGCGGCTCCGGTGGCCCCGAGCAACAGGAAGGCCCAGCATCGTTCGCTTCGGGTGTGGCCGTCGGCGTTCATCGCCACCCAGTGTGCCTGGGAACGCGCTCAAGGTCATCGTCAACCCACACGGCGGGTCACGAATTCATTCCGATTAACCCAATCAGGGGTAGCCCATCTCCCCCGTTCAGCCGGAAAACCTATCGCCGGGGGTTAACACGGGCCTTACTTCTTCGGCCAGTAGTGGCGCCAGCC contains:
- a CDS encoding lytic transglycosylase domain-containing protein encodes the protein MVTPAAPSLPTPTPEPPRRRAGLAGRLVIAGVVVGVAGAGIWALTQVTEPDRTPRRVEPPIVAVPVEPGSAVPGDVLPDRQPPPDRKPPPAAQGGQAPDPIGEWANRVSETIEVPARALRAYAVADLTLRAEKPRCRITWATIAAIGRIESNHNRYGGATLQEDGRPSKPIIGVPLDGSPGFKAIPDTDKGQLDGDTQWDRAVGPMQFIPGTWKRFAADGDGDGKADPQDIDDAAVAAGRYLCSANRDMGTGKDWWAATFTYNNSVEYGQKVFGLADRYARGSLGQR
- a CDS encoding CDC27 family protein; translation: MTEGTFEAYRRAESLLAANRPLDALRWLEPVLESNPDLPSVHLLAARCYLHSAQFTRAERSFRRVLELDPTDHYARFALGRTLQRQSRLSEAITQLRMAAAMNPKPDYLEAVNEVRARMMLREKDTGT
- a CDS encoding lytic murein transglycosylase — its product is MNADGHTRSERCWAFLLLGATGAALATLGAVVVRGELAATPALRQPPVAEFKLPAALAPPNAGAALPELTPQPPGARPQAQLAGWAAQYSNKLNVPKGALEAYGYAAALTAAERPACRITWTALAGIGQVESNHGRFNGARLDASARPTSDIRGIPLDGRPGVKAIRDTDGGRLDGDTVWDRAMGPLQFIPTTWQAWGADADTDGRTDPDDLDDAALSAARYLCASGGDLGTPEGWWRAVTTYNESRRYGQEVLDRADHYGRASREN